In one Sesamum indicum cultivar Zhongzhi No. 13 linkage group LG12, S_indicum_v1.0, whole genome shotgun sequence genomic region, the following are encoded:
- the LOC105175958 gene encoding transcription factor MYB26-like, with translation MGHHCCSKQKVKRGLWSPEEDDKLIRHITTHGHGCWSSVPKLAGLQRCGKSCRLRWINYLRPDLKRGSFTEQEERTIIDVHRILGNRWAQIAKHLPGRTDNEVKNFWNSCIKKKLIAQGLDPNTHNLLSSNSTTHRPSRPTSNSNSTKLMNSSTPQHTFTVGTTTTSNSSTLLILPNPIYNNQQYPDSPHHHHMPAVDDQNQSSFISSCGHRNSMLSAAALEFARTASTTSMETSPNPTLFLSSTPVLNDDNCINWASPATTGILPILEHQSEEHHEMSQAQHQAEEQQHMYEGQVYKVINHEQDDQLMMKSGHEHEYDEAAGNTLIDGSSNFDYEFVDCGLMAPPVYTTCSFINSMDDQLLGWEC, from the exons atgggcCACCACTGCTGCAGCAAACAGAAAGTTAAGAGGGGACTGTGGTCTCCCGAAGAGGACGACAAGCTTATCAGACATATTACTACCCACGGCCATGGCTGCTGGAGTTCTGTTCCTAAACTAGCAG GCTTGCAAAGGTGTGGAAAGAGTTGTAGATTGAGGTGGATAAACTATCTGAGGCCAGACCTCAAGAGGGGTTCCTTTACGGAGCAAGAGGAAAGAACAATCATCGATGTTCACAGGATTTTAGGCAACCGCTGGGCTCAAATAGCCAAGCACTTACCCGGCAGGACTGACAATGAAGTCAAGAATTTCTGGAATTCTTGCATCAAGAAAAAGCTCATTGCTCAAGGCTTGGACCCCAACACTCACAATCTCCTTTCTTCTAATTCTACTACTCATCGCCCCTCTCGCCCAACTTCCAATTCTAACTCCACTAAACTCATGAATTCTTCAACCCCCCAACACACTTTCACTGTGGGTACAACAACTACTAGTAATTCTTCAACACTGCTCATCCTGCCCAATCCCATTTATAACAATCAACAATATCCTGATTCCCCTCACCATCATCACATGCCTGCAGTAGATGACCAAAACCAATCCAGCTTCATAAGCAGTTGCGGCCATCGCAACTCCATGCTTTCTGCAGCTGCCTTGGAGTTTGCACGCACAGCTTCTACTACTTCAATGGAAACTAGTCCCAATCCAACATTGTTTTTATCTTCAACCCCTGTCCTGAATGATGACAACTGCATTAATTGGGCTTCACCCGCCACTACTGGAATATTGCCAATATTGGAGCATCAATCAGAAGAACATCATGAAATGTCGCAAGCCCAACATCAAGCAGAGGAGCAGCAGCACATGTATGAAGGGCAAGTGTACAAAGTAATTAACCATGAGCAGGATGATCAACTAATGATGAAGTCAGGCCATGAACATGAATATGATGAAGCAGCAGGGAATACATTAATTGATGGGAGTAGTAACTTTGATTATGAGTTTGTGGATTGTGGGTTGATGGCTCCTCCAGTTTACACTACTTGTAGCTTCATCAATTCTATGGATGACCAGTTACTTGGTTGGGAATGTTAG